The proteins below come from a single Halobacillus salinarum genomic window:
- a CDS encoding YhcN/YlaJ family sporulation lipoprotein — MWKRTLIFLCASVLLSACQAKEPNAESDHNETLYQPLEYRGDDKPEKKKQIPIGQDSYFKRSAEKEFNHAQYGETNKSHNNDFYNEESVAITKAVNTFDEVTMTQAFATDDHVYVAVMLNPRDYRDRKIANKIRRKVEGMTEKPVTVYTNTSNWDQMKDLNARLKASQAPNKLKKQVQDFFKMNKGAK, encoded by the coding sequence ATGTGGAAACGAACATTGATTTTCCTATGTGCTTCTGTTTTATTATCTGCCTGTCAGGCAAAAGAGCCTAATGCAGAGTCAGATCATAATGAAACACTATACCAGCCCCTGGAATACCGGGGTGATGATAAACCAGAAAAGAAAAAGCAGATACCGATTGGACAAGACAGTTATTTTAAACGTTCGGCTGAGAAAGAATTTAATCATGCTCAATATGGAGAAACGAACAAATCCCATAACAATGATTTTTATAACGAAGAATCAGTAGCCATCACGAAAGCAGTGAATACATTTGATGAAGTAACAATGACCCAGGCTTTTGCAACAGATGATCATGTGTATGTTGCCGTTATGCTGAATCCAAGGGATTACAGAGATCGGAAAATAGCTAATAAAATCAGGCGGAAAGTAGAAGGAATGACAGAAAAGCCGGTTACTGTTTATACAAATACAAGCAACTGGGACCAAATGAAGGATTTAAATGCACGGTTGAAAGCTTCACAAGCTCCAAATAAACTTAAAAAACAAGTACAGGATTTTTTCAAAATGAATAAAGGTGCAAAGTAG
- a CDS encoding aminoglycoside phosphotransferase family protein, with the protein MKTDHREGDSYTDRLFHWLQYKHDIPITIETVIKPKVFQVNMNGRKLLLKGYRRAPILQQQLDFFKEWTNASQMASCPIPFPDHTFTKSKLGCEWGLFEWLEGRHADFRSHSDRKQAGRLVKLFHRTTEGITALSIPRDPLYVKWERRLEQFKETKSAFSHYQKSNIFHEIVTVTDKQLNYFADHNWGEIEERAWENHDWLHGDLAHHNFIVDENNHMKLIDFDLLHNGPRLYDEIQLAHRFLPYLEDQRRTLLNYFRHSENNNLWLEGVLVPADLLREWLYGYKRCRAGEGSLAVHINKLEIAWEQRKMFVRYAENMLK; encoded by the coding sequence ATGAAGACTGACCATAGAGAAGGCGATTCATACACGGATCGCCTTTTCCATTGGCTTCAGTACAAACACGATATTCCCATCACCATAGAAACAGTTATTAAACCTAAGGTTTTTCAAGTGAACATGAATGGCCGGAAATTACTGTTAAAAGGATATAGGCGTGCCCCAATCCTTCAACAGCAGCTTGATTTTTTTAAAGAATGGACAAATGCTTCCCAGATGGCTTCATGCCCCATTCCTTTCCCAGATCATACTTTTACAAAAAGTAAATTGGGATGTGAATGGGGATTATTTGAATGGCTTGAAGGGAGACATGCCGATTTTAGAAGCCACTCGGATCGTAAACAGGCAGGCCGTTTAGTAAAGCTATTTCACCGAACGACGGAAGGGATTACGGCATTGTCCATTCCAAGAGATCCCTTGTATGTAAAGTGGGAAAGAAGGCTAGAACAATTTAAAGAAACAAAAAGTGCATTCAGCCATTATCAAAAAAGCAATATCTTTCATGAAATAGTAACTGTCACAGATAAACAGCTGAACTATTTTGCGGACCATAATTGGGGAGAAATTGAAGAAAGAGCATGGGAGAATCACGATTGGCTTCATGGGGATTTAGCACATCATAATTTTATTGTTGATGAAAATAATCATATGAAATTGATTGATTTTGACCTTCTCCATAATGGTCCACGGTTATATGATGAAATTCAGCTTGCTCATCGATTCCTGCCTTATTTAGAAGACCAGCGTCGAACTTTATTGAATTATTTCCGTCATTCCGAAAACAACAATCTATGGCTTGAGGGTGTCTTAGTCCCGGCTGATTTACTGAGAGAATGGCTGTATGGTTATAAACGCTGTCGTGCAGGTGAGGGATCGCTTGCCGTCCACATTAATAAACTTGAGATCGCCTGGGAGCAGCGTAAGATGTTTGTCCGATATGCTGAGAATATGCTAAAATAG
- the nadE gene encoding NAD(+) synthase: MQRKVEELVAWLRKQVEEAHVEGLLVGVSGGIDSAVVANLIKRAFPENSLGVIMPCKSHSSDQEHAKLVTEACKLDSITVDLTETHDVMFGTIKQQLDDQGITDEKQLKLADANLRARLRMSTLYTIAANHKYLVVGTDNAAEWHTGYFTKFGDGGVDLVPLVHLTKGEVREMAKVLNVPDEIIHKKPSAGLWEGQTDENEMGTSYDMIDKYLKGEEVPEEDRKIIEDMHNRSAHKRQLPPSPPE; the protein is encoded by the coding sequence GTGCAACGAAAAGTAGAGGAATTAGTGGCTTGGCTGCGAAAACAAGTGGAAGAAGCCCATGTTGAAGGACTCCTTGTAGGGGTCAGTGGAGGAATTGATTCAGCGGTCGTAGCGAATTTAATTAAGCGAGCATTTCCGGAGAACTCTCTAGGAGTAATCATGCCTTGTAAAAGCCATTCCAGTGACCAGGAGCATGCTAAGCTCGTCACGGAAGCTTGTAAGCTTGATTCAATTACAGTCGATTTAACAGAAACCCATGATGTCATGTTTGGTACGATTAAACAGCAGCTTGATGATCAGGGTATAACCGATGAGAAACAATTGAAGCTTGCCGATGCAAATTTACGGGCACGTTTGAGAATGAGTACCCTCTATACAATTGCGGCTAATCACAAATACTTAGTTGTAGGAACAGATAATGCTGCCGAATGGCACACCGGCTATTTTACTAAATTTGGTGATGGAGGCGTAGACCTCGTTCCGCTGGTTCATTTGACTAAAGGAGAAGTCAGGGAAATGGCGAAAGTTTTAAATGTCCCTGACGAAATCATCCATAAAAAGCCAAGCGCCGGTCTTTGGGAAGGTCAGACCGATGAAAATGAAATGGGAACGAGCTATGATATGATTGATAAGTACCTCAAAGGAGAAGAGGTTCCTGAGGAAGACCGAAAAATTATTGAAGACATGCATAACCGATCGGCTCACAAGCGACAGCTTCCCCCTTCTCCGCCAGAATAA
- the safA gene encoding SafA/ExsA family spore coat assembly protein, with translation MRIHIVQKGDTLWNIAKKYGVNFEELKAVNTQLSNPDMIMPGMKIKVPQGTKQVKKEAPKKMPTQHPYKDTSPKPIPVIKEDEKVKEKPMQPVKEKPMQPVKEKPMQPMQPMQPIMPQFNIPVQMPMMEQQLQNYYTTFNLPPMPKAPEPKAKEAKKEKKEEPKKEAPVEAANTAPQEYYQPMQYYPPAQPQLVHSDFYCCPPYPVMMPAHMPMHPQGQMPWQGEDWESPSSAYMHAQMPPNCGCGDDGQQNPGMMGYGPQFYPGMHGAMPQGQQGPMAGGYGQQWPMGGYGQQAPMGNWNMPQSMGNWNQQQPPMGNWNPQQPWRGDDVDED, from the coding sequence GTGAGAATTCACATTGTGCAAAAAGGGGATACACTCTGGAACATTGCTAAGAAGTACGGGGTTAATTTTGAAGAGTTAAAAGCAGTTAACACGCAGTTGTCCAATCCAGATATGATTATGCCAGGAATGAAAATTAAAGTTCCTCAAGGGACAAAACAGGTGAAGAAAGAGGCTCCCAAAAAAATGCCTACACAGCATCCTTATAAGGATACATCACCTAAACCGATCCCAGTTATCAAAGAGGATGAAAAGGTAAAAGAAAAGCCAATGCAGCCTGTCAAAGAAAAACCGATGCAGCCAGTTAAAGAAAAGCCAATGCAGCCAATGCAGCCGATGCAGCCAATTATGCCGCAATTCAATATTCCGGTCCAAATGCCAATGATGGAGCAGCAGCTACAAAATTATTATACGACCTTCAACCTGCCTCCAATGCCTAAAGCTCCTGAACCAAAAGCCAAAGAAGCGAAAAAAGAAAAGAAAGAAGAACCAAAAAAAGAGGCTCCAGTAGAAGCAGCCAACACAGCTCCACAAGAATATTACCAGCCAATGCAGTATTACCCTCCTGCCCAGCCGCAATTGGTTCACAGTGATTTTTACTGCTGTCCTCCATACCCGGTTATGATGCCAGCTCATATGCCGATGCATCCGCAAGGACAGATGCCTTGGCAAGGCGAGGATTGGGAGTCGCCATCTTCCGCTTATATGCATGCACAAATGCCGCCTAATTGCGGGTGTGGAGATGACGGTCAGCAAAATCCTGGAATGATGGGATATGGACCACAATTTTATCCGGGGATGCATGGAGCAATGCCTCAAGGCCAACAAGGGCCGATGGCGGGAGGATATGGTCAGCAATGGCCGATGGGTGGTTACGGACAGCAGGCGCCGATGGGAAATTGGAACATGCCGCAATCGATGGGGAATTGGAACCAACAGCAGCCTCCTATGGGGAACTGGAATCCGCAGCAGCCTTGGCGAGGCGATGATGTAGATGAAGACTGA